TCCATATATGGGCAGGCACAAAAAAAACTTCATTATTGATATCCATTATTCGTTTCATTATTTCTTTAATATGCATTGAAAAAATAGGCCTGCCATCTGATCCAATTTTGCCTAAATTCTCGAGAGATTTGGACATTTTTTTGCAGTCCTTCAAGGAAGGAGAAAACATCAATGTATGAATCTTCTTTGTCTTCCCATTATGCCGAAAGATATTGCAGATTTCAGTTGTAAGTACAAAAAGGGTCTTTCCTCTTCCATTTTTCAAAGTATAGATTCCATCTGCAGATTCAATTAATTTATTTTCTAATATTTCTAAATATTTTGGATGTAGAAAATCACCTGTACCTACAATATCAACCCCTTTGATTTCCGCATATTGGGAAATATACTTTGGAATCATAAGTGGACTTGTGGCAATGCTGAACTTTGAATGAATATGGAAATCTGCAATAATTGCCATTAAAATAGCCTTTTAAACATAGATGCTCTTTTGCATTGGCAAGTTTATCTCCTCTTCGAATGATTTCCCAACTGCCTCATCTATTGATTGGATATAGAAAAATTCAATGTCTTTGATATGTTCTTTAGGCAATTCTTCAACATCTTTTTTGTTGAGGAGTGGAAGGATTATAGTTTTGATTCCTGCTCTTTTCGCCGCAAGAACTTTTTCTTTGATACCACCTACAGGCAGGACTGTGCCGCGAAGTGTTATTTCTCCGGTCATTGCAATATCTTTTTTGACTTTTTTTCCTGTAAGGAGTGAAAGCAGTGCGGTAAATATAGTAATACCTGCTGACGGTCCATCCTTGGGAATAGCCCCGGCAGGGACATGTATGTGGATTTCGCTCTTTTCATAGAATTTTTCATCTATTCCAAAAATCTCGGCTTGAGAGCGGATAAAAGTCAACGCCGCCTGTGCAGACTCTTTCATTACATCTCCAAGTTGTCCCGTAAGAATAAGGTTGCCTTTGCCGGGCATCTTTGACGCTTCTATAAATATGATTTCTCCACCTGAAGGTGTCCATGATAAGCCTGTTGCAATGCCGGGACGTGTTATTCTAAGAGCAGTTTCTGAAAAGAATTTTTTAGCTCCCAAATATTTATGAATATCGTTTGCAGTTATAACAGTTTTTTTATTTTCTCCTTTTGCTTTATTTACTGCTGTCATTCTGCATATCGTTGCAATTTCTCTTTCAAGATTTCTCAATCCCGATTCGCGAGTATAGTCTCTAATAATCTGCACAATAGCTGAATCTTCAAATTCTATATCGTCTGATTTTATGCCATGTTCCTCGATTTGTTTTGGAATTATGTGTTTCTTTGCAATCATAGTTTTTTCTTCTTCAGAATACCCCGGAATGCTCAAAACTTCCATCCTGTCTAAGAGGACAGGTGGGATGGATTCAAGGACATTTGCTGTTGCTATAAACATTACTTGAGAAAGATCGAATGAAACATTCAGGTAATGGTCTGAAAAGGCGAAATTTTGTTCAGGATCAAGGACTTCAAGAAGAGCGCTAGACGGATCTCCTCTAAAGTCCGTACCAAGTTTGTCAATTTCATCGAGCATAAATACAGGGTTTTTTGCTCCTGCCCTTTTTATCCCCTGAATGATTCTTCCCGGCATAGCGCCTACATAGGTTTTCCTATGGCCTCTGATTTCAGCTTCGTCCCTAACTCCGCCAAGAGAAACACGGATAAATTTTCTCCCAAGGGCTCTTGCAATAGAGCGGCCTAAACTGGTCTTCCCCACACCCGGAGGACCTGCAAAACAAAGAATAGGACCTTTCTTCTGCGGTTTTAATTTTCTCACTGCAAGATATTCAATGATTCTCTTCTTTGGCTTTTCAAGGTTGAAATGGTCTTCATCGAGGATTTGCTTGACATTATCGAGGTCAAGATTGTCTTCTGTATATCTATTCCATGGCAGGTCAGTAAGCCATTCTATGTATGTCCTCGATACAGTATATTCCGCTGATGAGGGATGCATCTTGGAAAGGCGGTTGAGCTCCTTTTTAGCTTCCTGCAGGGCTTCTTCAGGCATTTCAGCATCTTTTATCTTTTTTTCAAGCTCAGCAATATCATTGTCCTCATCTGATTCGCCCAATTCTTTTTTTATCGCTTTGAGCTGTTCCTTTAAATAGAACTCTCTCTGAGCTTTAGTTACATTTCCAACGACATCAGAGCGGATTTTTTCGGCAATTTCAAGAGCCTGCAATTCTCTATTTATATGAAGTGATACGAGTCTCAGTCTTGTCTTTATGTCGAATGTTTCAAGAAGTTTTTGTTTTTCTTTTACACTGATGGTGAGATTGGATGCGACAAGGTCTGCAAGGGTGGCAGGGCTACTGATGCTTTGAATCATTTGGACAAGTTCGCCGGGAATATTTTTTGAAAGAGAGGCTGCCTTTGATGCCAAATCTTTCAATCCTAAGAAGAGTGCATCTGTTTCAACATCTTTATTCTCTTTTTCGTCGATATATTCAACCAATGCAGTAAAATATGGTTCTTCTCTTATGATTCTTTTTATTTTGAATCTTTTGAGGCCCTGTATAGTTACAGTAATATTGTTTTCGCTTAATCGGGATATTCTTAGGATAGAAGAAGCTGTGCCCACTTTATAAATGTCTTCGTAAGTTGGATTTTCAATTGTTTCGTCTTTTTGAGCTACAACGCCTATGATTTCTCTATTTTTTTCTGCATCATTGATTTGTTTGAGAGTTTTTTCTCGTCCTACCACTATTGAAGTAGCAGTATTTGGAAACATAACG
This genomic interval from Candidatus Schekmanbacteria bacterium contains the following:
- the lon gene encoding endopeptidase La, coding for MKFLKFFSKKNYSSNLRGNKKPKFPKELSLLPLRNSVMFPNTATSIVVGREKTLKQINDAEKNREIIGVVAQKDETIENPTYEDIYKVGTASSILRISRLSENNITVTIQGLKRFKIKRIIREEPYFTALVEYIDEKENKDVETDALFLGLKDLASKAASLSKNIPGELVQMIQSISSPATLADLVASNLTISVKEKQKLLETFDIKTRLRLVSLHINRELQALEIAEKIRSDVVGNVTKAQREFYLKEQLKAIKKELGESDEDNDIAELEKKIKDAEMPEEALQEAKKELNRLSKMHPSSAEYTVSRTYIEWLTDLPWNRYTEDNLDLDNVKQILDEDHFNLEKPKKRIIEYLAVRKLKPQKKGPILCFAGPPGVGKTSLGRSIARALGRKFIRVSLGGVRDEAEIRGHRKTYVGAMPGRIIQGIKRAGAKNPVFMLDEIDKLGTDFRGDPSSALLEVLDPEQNFAFSDHYLNVSFDLSQVMFIATANVLESIPPVLLDRMEVLSIPGYSEEEKTMIAKKHIIPKQIEEHGIKSDDIEFEDSAIVQIIRDYTRESGLRNLEREIATICRMTAVNKAKGENKKTVITANDIHKYLGAKKFFSETALRITRPGIATGLSWTPSGGEIIFIEASKMPGKGNLILTGQLGDVMKESAQAALTFIRSQAEIFGIDEKFYEKSEIHIHVPAGAIPKDGPSAGITIFTALLSLLTGKKVKKDIAMTGEITLRGTVLPVGGIKEKVLAAKRAGIKTIILPLLNKKDVEELPKEHIKDIEFFYIQSIDEAVGKSFEEEINLPMQKSIYV